The Chryseolinea soli nucleotide sequence GCCAGCCCGGCGGCAAGACCAAAGATGTTGATGAAGGAGAAGGCTTTGTTCTTGAGCAGGGAACGGTAGGCGATGCGGAAGTAGTTTCGGATCATGTTCGGAGGGTTAATCCAGTTAGGACGGTAGCCAATATTGGTGCCACGATCTTGTATGAAAAATAGCGCTGAAAAAGGGGATTTCCCTGCATTTAGGCTCCATCCTCGAACAAAGATGTGCGGCGGTGGACGGCGAAGGGAGGGCTTGAACGAATGATGGGTAAAATGAAGAGAGCTAAGGGTTGATTGCGAGATGAGTGGTGGTGAGAGAGTCCGAGCTAAAAAAGGTGTGTGGAAGCTGAATTTGTTGGTGAAGAACACCAAAGACGGGGGGGGGCGACGACCATCAACACTGGCGCGGCGGGTTTTGTGGCTTTTGGGAGTTTGTTGATATTTGTGGGAGTCAGCAACGATATTTATTATGGATGAAATTCAACTTAGTTTAAACCCTAAGGGGCACGGCGCTTTTTTCATTGAGAAAGATGGAGAGCGATTGGCGGAGATGGTCGTGTCGGTGGCCGGGGAAAATCTTACGGTGTATCATACCGAGGTGTCGGAGAAGCTGCGCGGACAGGGGGTGGCGGGCAAGTTATTGAAAGCGATGACTACGTATGTTCGCGAGCATGGATTGAAAGTGATCCCGCTTTGTCCGTATGTCAATGCCGAGTTTCGGCGGCATCCCGATCAGTTTGCTGATATCTGGAACCAGGATTGGCACAACAAGCCGTAGACGGGATGGCCAATCGCCGGCCATCCGCATTCATCAGTCTACAAAGTCCAGTTCTTTACCAAACGTCTCTTTCATTTTCCACAGCGCGAGCAGCGCGACGATCACGGTGCCTCCTCCTACGAGGGCAGCGCTGGTGACCATGGTGTGTCCGGTGCGCAGCCATTCGAAGATCATGGTGAGGGGGACGACCGTTCCGCGTACAAAATTCGGAACGGTGGTGGCTACGGTGGCCCGGATGTTGGTACCAAATTGTTCGGCAGCGATCGTGACAAACAACGCCCAGTAGCCGATGGAAAAACCCAGAAAAACACAGCTACCGTAGAAGAACGACAATGGGAATTTTCCTTGCAGGAGATAACAGGTCATCGCCGTGGTGGTGAGGAAAATAAACAAGAGCACAACCTTCTTACGACTCTTTAACATCTGGCTGATCATGCCGCTGCTCAGGTCACCCAACGACAGGCCTATATAACAAAACATCACGGCCTTCCCTGCCTCCACGGGAACACCCAGCCCGAGGCTGATACCAAATTCGGGAGAGAACGTGACCAGGATGCCGATGACAAACCATATGGGCAAACCAATAAAAATGCAGCGCAGGTAATTGAAGAAGAGTCTCGCATTGGAAAACAATTTCAGAATATTGCCGCGCTCCACGGCCTTATGCTTCACGGCCGCAAACATGCCCGACTCCGCCACGCTGTAGCGCAACAACAACAAAGAGAGTCCAAGGCCACCGCCGATCCAGTAAGCCACCTGCCAATCGGTGAACGCAGCCACAAAATAAGCGAGCACGGCGCCAAACAATCCGACCGAAGCCACCAGCGTGGTGCCATAGCCGCGAATTTGTTTCGGAAGGATCTCCGCCACCAGGGTCACTCCCGCGCCAAGCTCTCCCGCCAGGCCAACGCCGGCAATGAAACGCAGCACGGCATACTGCGTGACATCGGTCACAAATCCGTTGGCCAGGTTTGCTGTGGAGTAGAGCAGGATCGAGCCGAAGAGCACCGAGAGTCTTCCCTTCTTATCACCCAATATGCCCCAAAGGATTCCGCCGGCGAGCAACCCTGCCATCTGAACGTTGATGAGGAATATACCTTGCTTCAAGAGTTGATCGCCCGTCAGGCCCAACGCCTTCAGGCTGGGAATGCGAACGATGCTGAAGAGCAGGAGGTCATAGATGTCTACAAAATAGCCCAGGGCCGCAATGATCACAGGCGCCTGCAGCACTTGCCGCAAGGCCGATTTTTGTTCTTCCATAGGTTCGGGTGAAGACGCGCTCCTCCAATCCTGCATCTTCACACGGTCATGGCCGGGCGAAAATGCAGGAGCGAAGAGAAGACGCGCGGGTTAGAGATTTTTGAAAAGGATTTGAAGCACTTCTTTGCGCAGGGTCTTTCCGGGCTCGGCCGTCAGTTTCCGGCCGCTCAATTTTTCCCACAGCGCCAGTGTAGGTTGGTCGACGGGCTTGTTCAGCTGGGCTTCCCATCCGGGCAAGTAGCCCAGCAAGCCGAGCGTCTGTGCCATTTTAAAATCGGGGTCTGTGGGCTGCAGGTCGCGGTAGTAGATCAACGTGGCATTTTGTTCCAGCAATTTGCTTTGCAGGACTTTCAGATCCACATTTCTCACTTTCACCTGATTGTCGATCGCCAACGCAGAGGCTATCCCCGCCGCTTGGCCGATGGCCATCCAGCAGGGCTCCATGCGCAGCGTGGAAAACCCAATGTGGCTGCCGGAGACGGGTACGGGCAGCAGCAGGTTGTCCACGGTCTTCGGGACCATCACACCATAGGGAACGGTGTAGACCTGCGAGGGGTAGCTGAGAAATCCATCGAGGTGCGGGCGGTTGGGTTCGCGTTTGCGTACGGCGTGGGAGTCGAACGCGTAGTGGCTGGCCGTGATGCTGGCGGCATGCACCACCGGGCGCTGGTCTGGGGTGGACGCAGTGGCATCTTTGGTGGTGAAGAAATATTCGCCTTCAAACCGGCGGCCTTCACGCACATAGACCTGGCGTGGAAAGTTACCATTGTCTTTGTATTCATCTTTTGCAAAACCCCATTCCTTGGCGGCCTTGCGAAAATTTTCCGGAAGCGCTTTATCGTTTTGGGCAAACCAGAACAGACCTTC carries:
- a CDS encoding GNAT family N-acetyltransferase, which codes for MDEIQLSLNPKGHGAFFIEKDGERLAEMVVSVAGENLTVYHTEVSEKLRGQGVAGKLLKAMTTYVREHGLKVIPLCPYVNAEFRRHPDQFADIWNQDWHNKP
- a CDS encoding MFS transporter, with product MEEQKSALRQVLQAPVIIAALGYFVDIYDLLLFSIVRIPSLKALGLTGDQLLKQGIFLINVQMAGLLAGGILWGILGDKKGRLSVLFGSILLYSTANLANGFVTDVTQYAVLRFIAGVGLAGELGAGVTLVAEILPKQIRGYGTTLVASVGLFGAVLAYFVAAFTDWQVAYWIGGGLGLSLLLLRYSVAESGMFAAVKHKAVERGNILKLFSNARLFFNYLRCIFIGLPIWFVIGILVTFSPEFGISLGLGVPVEAGKAVMFCYIGLSLGDLSSGMISQMLKSRKKVVLLFIFLTTTAMTCYLLQGKFPLSFFYGSCVFLGFSIGYWALFVTIAAEQFGTNIRATVATTVPNFVRGTVVPLTMIFEWLRTGHTMVTSAALVGGGTVIVALLALWKMKETFGKELDFVD